The Cervus elaphus chromosome 21, mCerEla1.1, whole genome shotgun sequence genome window below encodes:
- the PCMTD1 gene encoding protein-L-isoaspartate O-methyltransferase domain-containing protein 1 isoform X2, with protein sequence MKILLKVGGILVMPIEDQLTQIMRTGQNTWESKNILAVSFAPLVQPSKNDNGKPDSVGLPPCAVRNLQDLARIYIRRTLRNFINDEMQAKGIPQRAPPKRKRKRVKQRINTYVFVGNQLIPQPLDSEEDEKMEEDKEEEEKEPGEALKPEEPPQNLLREKIMKLPLPESLKAYLTYFREK encoded by the exons ATGAAGATTCTGCTGAAAGTCGGGGGCATTCTGGTCATGCCCATAGAGGACCAG TTAACACAAATTATGCGAACTGGACAGAACACTTGGGAAAGTAAAAACATTCTTGCTGTGTCATTTGCTCCACTTGTGCAGCCAAGTAAGAATGACAACGGCAAGCCAGACTCTGTGGGCCTCC CCCCCTGTGCTGTCAGGAACCTGCAGGACTTGGCTCGCATTTACATCCGACGCACACTTAGGAATTTCATAAATGATGAGATGCAGGCCAAGGGGATTCCTCAGAGGGCTCCGCCCAAAAGGAAGAGGAAGCGGGTCAAGCAGAGGATTAACACTTACGTCTTTGTGGGCAACCAACTCATCCCCCAGCCTCTCGACAGTGAGGAGGACGAGAAGATGGAGGAAgacaaagaggaggaggagaaggagccgGGCGAAGCCTTGAAGCCAGAGGAGCCACCCCAAAACCTGCTGCGGGAGAAGATCATGAAGCTGCCCCTGCCAGAGTCTCTAAAAGCCTACTTGACATACTTCAGGGAGAAGTAG